Below is a genomic region from Persicimonas caeni.
GGCGTGCTCGAGTCGGGCTCCCCTTTGGGCAGGCGTGCGGTCTCGGCGGCGTCGTCCTCGTCGTCTCCCCAGCCGTAGTGCAGCGCAGTCGGCAGCACCCAGCCGGCGGTCAAACCGAGGACTGTGCCGAACAAGAGGTCGGAGGGGTAGTGGTGCTCGGTCATCACACGGGTGAACCCGTTGACCACCGCGTTGCCGATCATGACCCCGCAGGCCAGATCATCGGCAAAGCCACCGCCGTACAGCGGCATATGCTCGTGGTGCAAACAGGTCAGCCCGGCGGCCGTGATGGCGGTCGCGGGGTGGCCGGCGATAAAGCTTCGGGCGTACTCGCTGCTCTCCGGGTCGCAGATACTGCCGCGCCGCTCCGGGTCGTCGCAGTTGGCGGACGTGGGGCGCACGCGACCCACGTAGAGCTGTGTGCCCCACAAGACGGCCGCGACGGTGCCGAAGGCCTGCAGGTCGATCCAGGCCAACTGCCAGGCGACCTCCCAGTTGTCGTGCAGGTAGCCCGGGACGATGACCGAGTCGAAGGCGCGGTAGGCCATCGAGCCGAAAAAGCCGATGTCGCTGACCTCGATCAGGTTGCTTCGCCACGGGTCGTCACGCACGGCGATGGCGTCCAAAATCTCCTGGTCGATCGAAATGGTGCCTTCCCAGTTCGGCTCGGGGTCGTCGAGCGCGAAGCGCGCGGTAAACCCGAAGGCGTTCAGGCCGACCGCGGTGGGATATTGCCACCAGCGCACCTTCTCCCAGTTGTCGTTCCAACGCACCTCCGTCGAGGTCGAGGCGTTCGAGTCTGGGGTGGCCCCTGTCTCACCGTCAGCCGGCTCGTCCAACGGACGGGCCTGTGCCGACGGGTCGGCACTGCTGTCGCCCTCTTGGGCAAACGTGACGACGGGCGTGACGACGGTGAGCACAGCCAGGGCGATGGCGAGCAGGCTTGGGCGCACAGCGGTCTCCTGCGGTGGCATCAGTCATGATGCGACGACAAACGGATGGCGTGTGGCTGAATTTAAACCGTACGCAGCAGAGACAAGAGCTGGCGGGGCTTCGGGTGGGTCTAAGTGATTGGACGCGCTCGGGAAAATAAATATTTGACCGATCGGGGGACGTGCCCAGAATCAAATTTGAAGTCGCGATGAGGTCGTCGGTTACGAGATGACGACCTCGTCGATTCTCACCGTGGCCTGTTTAGACCGCAGTGAGCAACAAGGCCCACCTCCTCAAACGAGGTAAGGCCTGCAAAAAGGTCCATGGGAGCGTAAAAACCTCCATCGGACCGAGACAGGTATGTTGTTCGTGACTGAATTAGCATCCAGATGATGTCTGCCGCGGCGTAAAAAACCACGGCAGTTGTCGGCCGTCGTAGGTGGAAAGCCTGCGGTAGCTAAACGGACGCTGGACAGATCTCGTCGCGGCTTTCAGTCAGCTGAGGACGCTTTCAGAAATGAGAGCTGCCCTTAGCCAAAGAGGCTCCGATTGCGTACCCCACAAGGGATGCAACGGAGCCTCTTTTTTGTGTAAGGGGGGGACTAAGAGTTACTAAGGGTGACTAAGAGTTACTAAGGGTGACTAAGAGTTACTAAGGGTGACTAAGCTAGCGTGTTGGACATGGCTGCTTTAGTTCCCCTTAGTTCCCCTTAGTTCCCCTTAGTTCCCCTTAAACTCACTCCGCCGCCAACTGCTCGGCGACGTCGTCCGACAATTCGAGGTTGTGGTAGACGTTCTCGATGTCGTCGTGGTCCTCGAGCTCCTCGATGAGCGCCAGGTTGGTCTCCACGGTGCTCAGGTCGGGGGCGATGTGGTTGTCGGCGAGCTTGGTGATCTCGTCGGTCATGAACTCGTCGTAGCCGGCCTCTTCGAGGGCGGTGCGCATCGCCATGTAGTCGGCGACCTCGGTCTGGATGGTGACCACGCCGTCTTCCTGCTCGAAGTCGACCGCGCCGTTTTCGAGCGCGACCTCCATGAGGTTCTCCAAGTCCTCGACCTTCTCCTCCGAGATGCTCAGAAGCCCGCGATCCTTGAACATCCAGTTGACGCAGCCACTCTCGCCCAGGTTGCCGTTGCGCTCGCTGAACATGTGGCGAATCTCGGCGACGGTGCGGTTTCGGTTGTCGGTCGCGCCCGTCAAAAAGATCGCCACCCCGCCCGGGCCGTAGCCCTCGTAGGTGAACTCGTCATAGCTGACGCCCTCGAGCTCGCCGGTGCCCTTCTTGATGGCCCGCTCGATATTGTCCTTGGGCATGTTGGCGTCTTTCGCCTTGTCAATGAACAGGCGAAGCTCGTTGTTGATATCCGGATCTCCGCCGCCACGGCGCGCCGCCGAGGTGATCTTTTTGACCAACTTGCTAAAGATTTTGCCGCGTTTGGCGTCTTCTCGGGCCTTCTTGTGCTTGATATTAGCCCATTTACTATGTCCTGCCATGGTATCACCCGACTCGTTCAGGAAGCGTTTTCTGCGACCTTTTTCTTTTAGAATGTTTGAGGTGTGTTCTCAACCGGCATATTGACAATCGAGAGGCTTTCCGAATTCCCATGCTTGCCTCACGTGATCCCCCCACGCGAACCCCCAGATCCGCCGCAAACGGCGCGGCTACGCAGAGGGCAACTAGAGCTGGCATCCTTCGGCTCGGGGATGAAGAACGTTCGAAGACTTGATATCGTCTGGGAGGTTGACCGCACAGAGTCCCCTTTCATTAATCTCGTACATCTATGGCGTTAATGAGTCGCGTTTTTGGACCATTCAACTCTCTTCGAATTGCTCGAAGTTGCGCTGCAGGAGCACTCGTCGGCTTTCTGATCGGCGGGCTCGCCTGCGGTGAGGACGACGCCGACAGCGACTCGTGGAACGTTGGAGAACCAGGAGCAGAGGAGCGCTTCGACTCTCTGCAGACTGGCATCTACCGCGCAACGCTACAAATCGACGTCGACGAGTGTAGCCCATCGATCGCCGAGTTGGACGCCGCCTACGAGGATTGGCCGGCGCGGCTCATTCCGGTCAACGTTTCTCCGTCGGAAGCCGACGGGCAATCGACTCCGAGCAAGGACCTGCAGCTTCTGATTCCCTCGCCGCGTCATGGGGAAATGATCGAGTTGGTTCAGGGCCGGATTTCACCTTCCGACCTCACAGATGCGGATCCACTGTTTTTCGAACCGGTTACCTTCGGTGGATGTGAGAATGATGTTCAAAACGGGGTAGCCGTTTCGATCGAGCAGCCGGGAACCCTCGATATAAACTACTATGTGGACTATCAGTTCGCTCCAGGGTGTAGTTTTGGCCGATGGTCGCCGCAATTGCGTTGCGTCGAGGACTTCACATTTGAACTCGAGCCAATAGAGTTGTGCGATGCGGGGTGCGTCGCTGTCGGCGAATTCGAACCAACGTCCTGGGAGGGCTTCAGTCCGACATATCCCAGTGCGGTTGAGGCAACGTTCGGCTGTGAATGCGAGTGAGGTTACGTGGAAACAACCGCTACAGTCGCAACTGCAGAGTTAAGGTTGAGAGGGCATTTGAAGGCGAGGCTCCCCGTGTGGAAAGAGAAATGCCCGGGCTGCGAGTACAGCCCGGGGCACCTCCGTGGGAGGGTATAGATGCCGTCGCCTAGCGGATGTCTTCTGTATAGTGCGGCGAGCCGCCTTCGCTGAATTCAATCGTACGTTCGTCGCTCATCGATGCGGCGAAACTGCATGGAAAGGTGCATGTTCCCGTCTGTCCCGTCGTCAAGTACTGACCCTCAAGCAGGTCGTAAGTAAAGCTGTTGAAGGCAATACTCGTCCCACTGCTCTGTCCGTTCGGGTCCATATCACCGACCGACAGCACCGTCGCGTCCGGGCTCAGCAAGAATTTGACCACCTGCGGATAGCCGTACGTTTGGCTTTGCGGTTCATATATGCTGACTGAAAGCGCACCACTCTCGACGGGCGTCGTAGATCCGCTACTTGAAGGCGGGAAGTAAATAATGTTGATCGAGAAGCCCGTCGAAACGGAAGAATTTTCTGACAGCACGAGGACTGCACGACAATTCGACGCGACGACCGCCCCGCCAACATTGACTTGAGTCTCGCCACCTTCGCAAATGCCATTGTTACATTGGTTACTTCCGTCGCAGTCAGAGTCTGTCGAGCAAGAGCCGGCTTGGCTCGGATCGCGCGCTTGGAGCACCGATACGTCGTAGGTGACGGATTTACTCTCATCACCGGTCGTGATGTCAATGCTCGAAGTTCCCGAAAATGTCACGGACTGGACAAGGTTTGAACCGCCTGATGTGCAGCTATCAGGTAGTTGTCGTGCACTCGGATAGGACAGGGTCTTAAACTCACCGACACCGTACGAACTGAATGCGCCGTTCTTGCGGTCCTTGAGCGTAATCGTCTCTTCATCATCACTTTCCATCGAGCCGATATGGACTTCGACAGTATCGGTATGTGTCAAGATAGTTGTCGCGTCTGAATTATCTACGTCTCTTGTAAATTGAGCGGCGCAAGCCGCACCTCTTCGGGGCGCGTCCATCCTCGCGGCCTTCGACTCCAGCGTGCGGGATTCTTTTGGCGCGCCTGTTCATAGAGCTTTTGGCGTCTTTGTAGCAGCTCGACGTCTTCGCCCGCGTGGCGCTGCTCGGGGGTCACCCAGCCGATCCCGCTGTGATAGTGCTCGGTGTTGTACCAGCGGACAAACGCCTCGACCCACTCAGACCATTCATGCACGCCGTCGAGCGGCTTTTTGGGGTAGCCAGGCCGGTATTTGAGCGTGCGAAAGCTCGATTCGCAGTGAGGGTTGTCGTTGGAGACGCCCGGGCGGCTAAACGAAGCGGCCACCTCCAGGCGCTCCAGCGTCGCCAGAAGCGTCGAGCCCTTCATCGCAGCCCCGTTGTCGGCGTGGATGCAAAGTCCGCTCGCCTCGACCTGTTCGGCGAGGATCGTCTTTTCAATGAGGCGGCTCGACAGCTCCATCGATTCTTGGTCTTCGACGCTAAAGCCGACGATCTTGCGGCTGAACAAGTCCATGATCCAGTAAAGGTAGACAAACCGGCCGCGTACCTGGGTGGGCAAGTATGTGATATCCCACACCCAGACCTGGCCGGGGCTGGCGGCCACTAATTCGGGCTTCGGCCTGGGCTTCGGCGGCCGGCTTGGCTGGCGGTGGGTCATCATCTTCTCTTCGCGCAACACGCGGTAAAATGTCGACTCGCTGGCGACATACTCGCCCCGGTCGGCCAGGCTGCATACGATCTGCCGGGGGCTCACATCACAGAATTCACGACCTGTGGCGATGGCGACCACCTGTGCTCGCTCCTCGTCGGTGAGCGCGTGCGCACACCGACTGTGGGGTCCCTGGCGAGCGTCCTCGGCCTGCGGGTCTTTTCGCCACCGCTGTATGGTGCGCTCGCTGATGCCCAGGGTCCGACAGGCCTGGGCCTGACGCGCGCCGTGGGAGACCGCCTCTGCGATCATGTCGAGGATGACTTGTCGCTCTTGCCGATCATGGGAGCGTCCTCGTCCCCCCACAACCGGCGCGCCTTTTTTGAGAGCACCAACAAGGCGGCCGTCTCGGCCAGCGCGGCCTCCTTTCGGCGAAGCTCGCTTTCGAGTTCGCGCTTGTCCCGTTGGGCCTGGCGCAGCTTCTGGGTGGCCTCCTTCTTGGCCCTGGTGCGTCCATCAAGCCCCTCGTACATCTGCGCTCTCCAGCGTCGAAGGTCGCTTGTATGCACTCCTTCCTCGCGCAGGAAAGCGCCAAACTCCTTGCCCTCGAGCGCCTCGGCGGCCATCACAAGACGCAGCTTTTCGGCCGAAGAGCGTCTCTCGGGTG
It encodes:
- a CDS encoding phosphatase PAP2 family protein; this encodes MRPSLLAIALAVLTVVTPVVTFAQEGDSSADPSAQARPLDEPADGETGATPDSNASTSTEVRWNDNWEKVRWWQYPTAVGLNAFGFTARFALDDPEPNWEGTISIDQEILDAIAVRDDPWRSNLIEVSDIGFFGSMAYRAFDSVIVPGYLHDNWEVAWQLAWIDLQAFGTVAAVLWGTQLYVGRVRPTSANCDDPERRGSICDPESSEYARSFIAGHPATAITAAGLTCLHHEHMPLYGGGFADDLACGVMIGNAVVNGFTRVMTEHHYPSDLLFGTVLGLTAGWVLPTALHYGWGDDEDDAAETARLPKGEPDSSTPVFTFSPSVIDDEPALMLLGRF
- a CDS encoding YebC/PmpR family DNA-binding transcriptional regulator encodes the protein MAGHSKWANIKHKKAREDAKRGKIFSKLVKKITSAARRGGGDPDINNELRLFIDKAKDANMPKDNIERAIKKGTGELEGVSYDEFTYEGYGPGGVAIFLTGATDNRNRTVAEIRHMFSERNGNLGESGCVNWMFKDRGLLSISEEKVEDLENLMEVALENGAVDFEQEDGVVTIQTEVADYMAMRTALEEAGYDEFMTDEITKLADNHIAPDLSTVETNLALIEELEDHDDIENVYHNLELSDDVAEQLAAE
- a CDS encoding IS3 family transposase; this encodes MIAEAVSHGARQAQACRTLGISERTIQRWRKDPQAEDARQGPHSRCAHALTDEERAQVVAIATGREFCDVSPRQIVCSLADRGEYVASESTFYRVLREEKMMTHRQPSRPPKPRPKPELVAASPGQVWVWDITYLPTQVRGRFVYLYWIMDLFSRKIVGFSVEDQESMELSSRLIEKTILAEQVEASGLCIHADNGAAMKGSTLLATLERLEVAASFSRPGVSNDNPHCESSFRTLKYRPGYPKKPLDGVHEWSEWVEAFVRWYNTEHYHSGIGWVTPEQRHAGEDVELLQRRQKLYEQARQKNPARWSRRPRGWTRPEEVRLAPLNLQET
- a CDS encoding transposase, whose protein sequence is MSPYPKELKERLVRRMLDEKISPESLAELSGVGKTTLWRWRKAALDGALRAEAKPESAPERRSSAEKLRLVMAAEALEGKEFGAFLREEGVHTSDLRRWRAQMYEGLDGRTRAKKEATQKLRQAQRDKRELESELRRKEAALAETAALLVLSKKARRLWGDEDAPMIGKSDKSSST